A stretch of Henckelia pumila isolate YLH828 chromosome 4, ASM3356847v2, whole genome shotgun sequence DNA encodes these proteins:
- the LOC140861195 gene encoding uncharacterized protein has protein sequence MASHDQTSPGDHQPGRNITIPVEQFESYVQDVIRKSLIAAKQPQSKDITVEEEGNQGNPNHTAQVREGEEEESSWMHSIQPFMADELHELRRKVQKLEEGGSKMACPIKIPGCPFSQEVIEEPLPLNYKSAKIREYDGSTDPEEHLARFENVAMLHCYGDKIKCKVFLTTLVDSAQRWFEKLEPQSVQSFAEFKQVFLQHFGSSKRYRKTAYSLFEAKQPGEESLRTYIKRFNKIALEVPTCAQETKITAFTQSLREGEFFKSLVKKAPRTFEDLLARAEKYINMEEAQRQKKEVARREGGREQGRSRENHDHMGRLSRYAPHRGIRDKAVHMCEERVDTQAPVSKEKLLKYCSLHQECTHDTSECRTLQQRHQLPYFRDGRPVPKKPRSVPWLRGSQTSIPPRDATSSREKGKQEMDHAKKDKTSGDGPAKGIINMISGGSTDEDSNRARKTWSRRESLGVEEGRQGVGPIITFGPQDLEGVNLPHNDALLIQARIANYDVRRVFVDSGSSVNVLFQEAFEQMDLQGYELSPIKTALYGFFGHTVQPQGKMLLPITLGSGDDKRTVMTRFTLVEAPSSYNVILGRPAMNSLKAVASAYHQKIKFPVGDKVGEVRGDHPSSRKCYAETVKIDYKRARQNVKEGALGGKEVCSVEESKSEYEEVELELGQTGKSVKIARDLDVWLIEALRGCLIQNKDVFAWAQGDLVGVSSQVAEHKLNISPGSRPVLQKKRHFGAEKDKVIAEQVQELLRAGHIKEIQFPTWLSNVVLVPKATGKWRMCVDFRDLNKACPKDCYPLPRIDQLVDSTSGCELLSFMDAYQGYHQIPLALEDQDKVSFVTSGGTFCYVVMPFGLKNAGATY, from the coding sequence ATGGCTTCTCATGATCAAACATCACCTGGAGACCACCAGCCAGGACGGAATATTACCATTCCCGTGGAGCAGTTCGAATCATATGTCCAAGATGTGATACGAAAGTCATTGATAGCTGCAAAGCAGCCACAATCAAAGGACATAACAGTGGAGGAAGAAGGGAATCAGGGTAATCCAAACCATACTGCCCAGGTTCgagaaggagaagaagaagaaagctctTGGATGCACTCAATACAGCCGTTCATGGCGGATGAGTTGCATGAACTCAGGAGGAAGGTACAGAAGTTGGAGGAGGGAGGTTCCAAAATGGCTTGCCCTATCAAAATTCCGGGTTGCCCTTTTTCACAGGAGGTGATAGAGGAACCCTTGCCACTGAATTACAAGTCGGCAAAAATCCGGGAGTACGATGGGAGCACAGACCCAGAGGAGCACCTGGCTCGGTTTGAAAATGTAGCCATGTTACATTGCTATGGAGATAAGATCAAATGCAAAGTCTTCCTAACCACTTTGGTGGATTCTGCCCAAAGATGGTTTGAGAAGTTGGAGCCCCAGAGTGTTCAATCCTTTGCAGAATTCAAGCAAGTGTTTTTGCAGCACTTCGGCAGTAGCAAGAGGTATAGGAAAACTGCCTATAGCCTCTTTGAAGCAAAGCAGCCAGGAGAGGAGTCTCTACGAACCTATATCAAAAGGTTTAACAAAATTGCTTTGGAGGTCCCGACTTGTGCCCAGGAGACCAAGATCACGGCTTTCACTCAAAGTCTTCGGGAAGGGGAATTTTTCAAATCACTAGTGAAAAAAGCACCCCGGACCTTCGAAGATTTGCTGGCTCGGGCTGAAAAATACATTAACATGGAGGAAGCTCAGAGGCAGAAAAAGGAGGTGGCCCGGCGGGAGGGAGGCCGGGAACAAGGAAGAAGTAGAGAGAATCATGATCACATGGGGCGATTGTCCCGATATGCTCCGCACCGAGGGATCCGAGATAAGGCTGTTCATATGTGTGAAGAAAGGGTGGACACGCAGGCCCCTGTTTCTAAGGAGAAGCTCTTGAAGTACTGTTCACTTCATCAAGAGTGCACTCATGACACCAGTGAGTGCCGAACTCTGCAACAAAGACACCAACTGCCTTATTTTAGAGATGGTAGGCCGGTCCCAAAAAAGCCCCGAAGCGTGCCTTGGCTTCGGGGGTCACAGACATCGATTCCTCCCCGGGATGCCACCAGCTCTCGGGAAAAAGGGAAACAAGAAATGGATCATGCAAAAAAAGACAAAACATCTGGAGACGGGCCAGCCAAAGGTATCATTAACATgatatcgggaggatctacggACGAAGATTCCAACCGGGCTAGGAAGACCTGGAGTCGGAGGGAAAGTTTAGGGGTGGAGGAAGGAAGGCAGGGTGTGGGGCCAATCATCACATTTGGACCCCAAGACCTGGAGGGAGTAAACTTACCACATAATGACGCCTTGCTTATACAAGCTCGGATCGCCAATTATGATGTTCGAAGGGTGTTCGTTGACTCGGGAAGCTCAGTAAATGTCCTTTTTCAAGAAGCATTCGAGCAGATGGATTTGCAGGGTTATGAGTTGAGCCCGATAAAAACTGCCTTGTATGGTTTTTTCGGGCACACCGTCCAACCCCAAGGGAAAATGTTGCTGCCCATCACCTTGGGATCAGGAGATGATAAGAGGACGGTCATGACAAGATTCACATTAGTGGAAGCACCTTCTTCCTATAATGTCATCTTGGGTAGGCCGGCTATGAACTCTTTAAAAGCCGTAGCCTCAGCTTaccatcaaaagatcaaattccCAGTGGGAGATAAGGTCGGAGAAGTCCGAGGAGATCATCCTTCCTCTCGAAAATGCTATGCCGAGACAGTGAAGATAGATTACAAGAGGGCAAGACAGAATGTAAAGGAAGGAGCCCTGGGGGGAAAAGAAGTCTGTTCTGTGGAGGAATCTAAAAGCGAGTATGAAGAGGTAGAGCTAGAGCTCGGGCAAACAGGGAAGTCTGTTAAAATAGCCCGGGATTTAGATGTATGGTTGATTGAAGCATTGAGAGGCTGCCTCATTCAGAATAAGGATGTGTTCGCCTGGGCTCAGGGTGATTTGGTGGGAGTTTCATCTCAGGTGGCAGAACACAAACTAAACATCAGCCCGGGTTCCCGACCTGTCTTACAAAAGAAGAGGCATTTTGGGGCCGAGAAGGATAAAGTGATAGCGGAGCAGGTTCAAGAGCTACTACGGGCCGGGCACATCAAGGAAATACAATTTCCTACTTGGTTGTCCAATGTAGTGCTAGTACCAAAGGCTACTGGGAagtggagaatgtgtgtggattttCGGGATTTAAATAAAGCTTGTCCCAAGGATTgctatcctttaccccgaattgACCAGTTGGTGGACTCCACATCCGGGTGTGAGTTGCTGAGCTTCATGGATGCATACCAGGGCTATCATCAAATTCCTTTAGCCCTGGAAGATCAAGACAAAGTCAGCTTTGTCACCTCGGGAGGTACTTTCTGCTAtgtagtaatgccatttggtttgaaaaATGCAGGAGCTACGTATTAG